The genomic stretch GAAGCCGCCGATGGAGAGCGGCCCCTGGGCCTGGGCGTAGACCTGCTTGTCCGGGCCGATCAGGTAGGTGAGCTGGAGGGTGCCGCCCTGGAGCGACTTCGCATCGCTGAGGGAGGAGACGACGACGTCGAACTTCTTGCCGTTCCGGAGCCCCGCGCCGATCCGGGCGGTGACCATGACGGCGGCCGAGTTCTTCGCCTTGATGTTCTGGGCGGTGATCGTGAGGCCGAAGTTCTTCAGGAAGTTGGAGACGACCTGCTGGGTGCTGATCGGGTCGGAATCGCCCTGCCCCGCGAGGCCGGAGACGATGCCGTAGCCGTAGAGGAAGTTGTCCCGGTTCCCCTGCACGTCGGCGACGTCCTTCACCCGGGACTGCGCCGAGGCGGTGCCGAGGGAGAGCGCGCCGAGGAGGACGAGGGCGGCCAGGGTTTTGAGAGAGAGGTTCATGGGCGGATTAGTGATTGCCTTCGACGAGGAACGGCTTCGCACTCCCCTGCCCCGCGACGGCGGCGGCGGTGGCCGACGCCTTCGGCGAGGTCGAGGCCAGGCTGAGGAGGACTCCGAAGAGCACCAGGGCGGCGAGGAGGGTCAGTTTGTTCACGTGGGGTAAAGCGGTTGGCGGTTAAGAGTGTCGGAGGGGACTGGACTTGGGGCCTCAGGCTAGAAAGGGTTGATGAACTCGTAGATGGTGGTGATCCAGCCCTTGCGGGTGGCGCGGGTGACGTCGCCGACGCCGTCGCTTTTGATCTGGAGATCGGCCACCTGGGTCGAGCTGACCGCGTTGGTCGCGTCGAGGTCCTGCTGGCGGACGATGCCGGAGAGGGTGAGGGTCGTCCGTTCCTTGTCGTTCTGCTGGACGCGGAGCGCCTCGACGCGGAAGGTGCCGTTCGGATAGACCTCGGTGATCCGGGCCTGGACCGTCGTCGTCATGACCTCGTTGCTGGTCTGGGAGCCGCTCCCCGCGAAGGTCTGCGCCCCGGCCCACTGGTTGCCGTAGTTCCCGGCGACGTTGTTCGGGATGAGGAAGGAGGTGACGCTGTCGTTGACGCTGGCGGTCTTGCCGGTGGCGAGGGTCTTCGCCCGGGTCGACACCTGGCTGAGGTTGACGACGATCGTCACCGTGTCCCCGATGCTGCAGGCCGAGGGATCGGAATAAAG from Verrucomicrobium sp. GAS474 encodes the following:
- a CDS encoding flagellar basal body L-ring protein FlgH produces the protein MSALLFAAVLLFVDRGFAEVLGPGRISPYSAPGSIFPADPNSVGGRSKSLYSDPSACSIGDTVTIVVNLSQVSTRAKTLATGKTASVNDSVTSFLIPNNVAGNYGNQWAGAQTFAGSGSQTSNEVMTTTVQARITEVYPNGTFRVEALRVQQNDKERTTLTLSGIVRQQDLDATNAVSSTQVADLQIKSDGVGDVTRATRKGWITTIYEFINPF